A single region of the Halomicroarcula saliterrae genome encodes:
- a CDS encoding NAD+ synthase, with amino-acid sequence MADADTVMRATDPLDLSFSETELEAHREHITEFIEGQLDAAGVDRAVMGLSGGIDSTLVSHLAVEALGRDAVHGLVMPSEVNAADNMSDAERVANDLLGIDYDVIEINPLVDAFLDAYPEAESDQLAVGNLRVRCRAVLNYLVGNHEEALVLGTGNRSEALVGYYTKYGDGAVDCHPIATLYKQQVRQLAKHVGVPDDLAEKTASAEMWTGQTDATELGMTYDTLDSVLALHVDGGVPKDATADHIGVPPSVVADVREMYESSAHKRAMPPGPEPLY; translated from the coding sequence ACCGTCATGCGAGCGACGGACCCGCTCGACCTCTCCTTCTCGGAGACCGAACTCGAGGCGCACCGCGAGCACATTACCGAGTTCATCGAGGGCCAGCTAGACGCCGCGGGCGTCGACCGCGCCGTGATGGGGCTGTCCGGCGGTATCGACAGCACGCTGGTCTCTCATCTGGCCGTGGAGGCGCTCGGGCGCGACGCCGTCCACGGGCTGGTGATGCCGAGCGAGGTCAACGCCGCCGACAACATGAGCGACGCCGAGCGGGTCGCCAACGACCTGCTGGGCATCGACTACGACGTCATCGAGATCAACCCGCTCGTCGACGCCTTCCTCGACGCCTACCCCGAGGCGGAGAGCGACCAGCTCGCCGTTGGGAACCTCCGCGTGCGCTGTCGCGCCGTGTTGAACTACCTCGTCGGGAACCACGAGGAGGCGCTGGTGCTGGGCACCGGCAATCGCAGCGAGGCGCTGGTGGGGTACTACACGAAGTACGGCGACGGGGCGGTGGACTGTCACCCCATCGCGACGCTGTACAAACAGCAGGTCCGCCAGCTCGCCAAACACGTCGGCGTCCCCGACGACCTCGCCGAGAAGACCGCGAGCGCGGAGATGTGGACGGGCCAGACCGACGCGACGGAGCTGGGGATGACCTACGACACGCTCGATTCCGTTCTCGCGTTGCACGTCGACGGCGGCGTCCCGAAAGACGCCACCGCCGACCACATCGGCGTCCCGCCGAGCGTCGTCGCGGACGTCCGGGAGATGTAC